Proteins from a genomic interval of Zonotrichia albicollis isolate bZonAlb1 chromosome 18, bZonAlb1.hap1, whole genome shotgun sequence:
- the PITPNB gene encoding phosphatidylinositol transfer protein beta isoform — protein MVLIKEFRVVLPCSVQEYQVGQLYSVAEASKNETGGGEGIQVLKNEPYEQDGEKGQYTHKIYHLKSKVPGFVRMIAPEGSLVFHEKAWNAYPYCRTIVTNEYMKDDFFIKIETWHKPDLGTTENVHNLDPNTWKSVEVVHIDIADRTQVEPGDYKADEDPALFQSVKTKRGPLGPNWKKELATDEECPKMCAYKLVTIKFKWWGLQNKVENFIQKQEKRIFTNFHRQLFCWIDKWIELTMEDIRRMEDETQKELEALRNQGQVRGTSAANDE, from the exons ATGGTGCTGATCAAGGAGTT cCGAGTGGTTTTACCTTGCTCCGTGCAAGAG TATCAAGTTGGGCAGCTTTATTCTGTGGCAGAAGCTAGCAAAAACGAAACAGGAGGTGGGGAAGGAATTCAGGTCTTAAAAAACGAGCCTTATGAACAGGATGGCGAGAAGGGACAATATACTCACAAAATCTATCACTTAAAGAG TAAAGTCCCTGGGTTTGTAAGGATGATTGCTCCAGAAGGTTCCCTGGTGTTCCATGAGAAGGCCTGGAATGCATATCCCTACTGTAGAACAA TTGTGACA aatGAATACATGAAAGATGATTTCTTCATAAAAATTGAGACCTGGCATAAACCAGATTTGGGAACAACAGAGAAC gtTCACAATTTAGATCCAAACACATGGAAGAGTGTTGAGGTTGTCCACATTGACATTGCAGATAGAACTCAAGTAGAACCAGGA GACTACAAAGCTGATGAAGATCCTGCATTATTCCAGTCAGTTAAGACAAAGAGAGGACCTCTGGGGCCAAACTGGAAG AAAGAGTTAGCAACTGATGAGGAGTGTCCCAAAATGTGTGCTTACAAATTGGTGACCATCAAATTTAAGTGGTGGGGACTGCAGAACAAAGTGGAAAATTTTATACAAAAG caagaaaaaaggATATTTACCAACTTCCACCGCCAGCTGTTCTGTTGGATTGACAAGTGGATTGAGCTGACTATGGAGGACATCAGGAGGATGGAGGATGAAACCCAGAAGGAGCTGGAAGCG CTGCGTAACCAAGGCCAAGTGAGAGGAACGAGTGCTGCCAATGACGAGTGA